The following coding sequences are from one Rhodobiaceae bacterium window:
- a CDS encoding preprotein translocase subunit SecA has protein sequence MASLGAFAKRIFGSSNDRKIKSLTARVSAINALEPDMEALSDDALRAKTQEFRERFEAGETLDDLLPEAFATVREGAKRSLGQRHYDVQLIGGMALHEGRISEMKTGEGKTLVATLAAYLNAVPAKGVHVVTVNDYLASRDAAWMGQVYEFLGLTTGVILHGLSDQERRAAYAADITYGTNNELGFDYLRDNMKYQLDAMVQRSHHFAIVDEVDSILVDEARTPLIISGPLEDNSELYVTVDKIIPSLVEEDYDMDEKSRTANLTDEGNEHVEELLREAGIMEEGTLYDVENISLVHHANCALKAHKLFQKDKDYIVKGGKVVIIDEFTGRMMEGRRYSEGLHQALEAKEQVEIQPENQTLASVTFQNYFRLYDKLAGMTGTALTEAEEFMDIYGLDVLEIPTNVGIARIDEDDEVYRTAREKFDGIILELEDCAKRGQPVLVGTTSIEKSEYLADLLKKKKVKHNVLNARYHEQEAHIIAQAGVPGAVTIATNMAGRGTDIQLGGNLEMRIADEIDESLDEETRAKRTAEIEADVAAKKKQALDAGGLYIIGTERHESRRIDNQLRGRAGRQGDPGRSKFYLSLEDDLMRIFGTDRMDGMLQKLGLEEGEAIIHPWINKALAKAQQKVEARNFDIRKNLLKFDNVMNDQRKAIFEQRIDLMHAEDVSEDVRDMRHECIDDLIRVHIPEKAYVEQWDVDGLKEETVKIFGLDLPIEEWAEEEGIADEEIKDRIYQAGDAAMAKKVADASAETFRQIEKAILLQTVDQRWREHLQMLDHLRQSVGLRGYGQRDPLNEYKTEAFSLFESLLTRLREDVTRQLMTLEFVTEQPPELGEPELPEMQAHHVDPLTGRDEMADADGDVALAERPRTARNRPADVAMNPNDPSTWGKIARNAPCPCGSGKKYKHCHGALA, from the coding sequence ATGGCTAGCTTGGGTGCATTTGCCAAGCGGATCTTTGGCTCTAGCAACGACCGCAAGATTAAATCTCTGACAGCTCGGGTGAGTGCAATCAACGCCTTGGAACCCGATATGGAAGCCTTGTCGGACGACGCGCTGCGCGCAAAGACCCAGGAATTCAGAGAGCGCTTCGAAGCAGGCGAAACTCTTGATGATCTGTTGCCAGAAGCTTTTGCGACCGTTCGTGAGGGCGCAAAACGAAGCCTTGGACAACGTCACTACGATGTACAGCTGATCGGTGGCATGGCGCTCCATGAGGGCCGCATTTCAGAAATGAAAACCGGTGAAGGGAAAACCCTTGTCGCGACCCTTGCCGCTTACCTGAATGCCGTCCCAGCAAAGGGCGTTCACGTGGTTACCGTCAACGATTACCTCGCCAGCCGTGATGCAGCCTGGATGGGACAGGTATACGAATTCTTGGGTCTCACTACTGGTGTCATTCTGCATGGCCTGAGCGACCAGGAACGGCGCGCCGCCTACGCAGCCGATATTACGTATGGCACCAACAATGAGTTGGGCTTCGACTATCTCCGCGACAATATGAAATACCAGCTGGATGCCATGGTCCAGCGCAGCCACCACTTTGCGATTGTCGATGAGGTGGACTCCATCCTCGTCGACGAGGCGCGGACCCCGCTGATCATCTCCGGACCGCTAGAAGACAATTCAGAGCTTTACGTCACTGTGGACAAGATCATTCCGTCGCTGGTCGAAGAAGACTACGACATGGATGAAAAATCCCGGACGGCAAACCTGACCGACGAAGGCAATGAGCATGTGGAAGAACTGCTCCGCGAAGCGGGAATTATGGAAGAAGGCACGCTCTACGACGTAGAGAACATCTCTCTTGTGCACCACGCCAACTGTGCGCTTAAAGCGCACAAGCTTTTCCAGAAAGACAAAGACTACATCGTTAAAGGCGGCAAGGTCGTCATCATTGACGAATTCACAGGCCGCATGATGGAAGGCCGTCGCTATTCAGAAGGCTTGCATCAGGCACTTGAAGCCAAAGAACAAGTTGAGATACAGCCTGAAAACCAGACGCTTGCCTCAGTGACCTTCCAGAACTATTTCCGGCTTTATGACAAGCTCGCCGGCATGACCGGCACAGCGCTCACTGAAGCGGAAGAGTTCATGGACATCTATGGGCTCGACGTGTTGGAAATTCCAACGAATGTCGGCATTGCTCGGATTGACGAGGATGATGAGGTTTACCGGACCGCTCGCGAAAAATTCGACGGGATTATCCTGGAACTGGAAGACTGCGCGAAACGCGGTCAGCCCGTTCTTGTCGGCACAACCTCTATTGAGAAGTCAGAATATCTGGCGGACCTTCTGAAGAAGAAGAAGGTGAAGCACAATGTGCTGAACGCCCGCTACCACGAACAAGAAGCGCACATTATCGCGCAGGCAGGTGTGCCGGGTGCTGTGACCATCGCCACCAACATGGCCGGTCGCGGGACCGACATTCAGCTTGGCGGCAACCTGGAAATGCGCATCGCCGATGAGATTGATGAAAGCCTGGATGAAGAGACTCGTGCCAAGCGGACTGCAGAGATTGAAGCCGACGTCGCCGCCAAGAAAAAACAGGCGCTCGATGCGGGCGGTCTCTACATCATCGGCACCGAACGCCACGAAAGCCGCCGCATCGATAATCAGCTGCGCGGACGTGCGGGACGTCAGGGTGATCCCGGTCGGTCAAAATTCTATCTGAGCCTGGAAGACGATCTGATGCGCATCTTCGGCACCGACCGTATGGACGGGATGCTTCAGAAACTCGGCTTGGAAGAAGGCGAAGCCATCATCCATCCTTGGATCAACAAGGCACTTGCAAAAGCACAGCAGAAGGTCGAAGCACGCAACTTCGACATTCGGAAGAATCTGCTCAAGTTCGACAATGTCATGAACGATCAGCGTAAAGCGATCTTCGAGCAGCGCATCGACCTCATGCACGCCGAAGACGTGTCTGAAGATGTACGCGACATGCGCCACGAATGCATTGACGATCTTATTCGAGTGCACATCCCCGAGAAAGCATACGTGGAGCAATGGGATGTTGACGGCCTCAAGGAAGAGACCGTGAAAATTTTCGGCCTCGATTTGCCCATAGAAGAATGGGCCGAGGAAGAAGGCATTGCCGACGAAGAGATCAAGGACCGCATCTATCAGGCTGGTGACGCCGCTATGGCGAAAAAGGTTGCAGATGCCAGCGCCGAAACCTTCCGCCAGATCGAAAAAGCAATTCTGTTGCAGACGGTCGATCAGCGGTGGCGGGAACACCTACAGATGCTCGATCACCTGCGTCAGTCCGTTGGCTTGCGCGGCTATGGCCAGCGAGACCCCCTAAACGAATACAAGACCGAAGCCTTTTCGCTTTTCGAAAGCCTCTTGACCCGGTTGCGCGAAGACGTGACCCGGCAACTGATGACCCTAGAGTTTGTTACTGAACAGCCGCCGGAACTGGGTGAGCCAGAGCTGCCCGAAATGCAGGCCCACCATGTGGATCCGCTGACAGGCCGTGACGAAATGGCTGATGCAGATGGAGACGTTGCCCTAGCAGAGCGTCCGCGCACGGCGCGCAACAGGCCAGCAGACGTGGCCATGAACCCGAATGACCCATCCACCTGGGGCAAGATTGCACGCAACGCGCCCTGCCCGTGCGGGTCTGGCAAAAAGTACAAACACTGCCATGGGGCACTTGCCTAA
- a CDS encoding Flp/Fap pilin component, with the protein MNKLISDIQQPGRPALVIRFLQDAKGATAVEYGLIASLIAVAIVGVIATIGADVSALLRSVDLI; encoded by the coding sequence GTGAACAAATTGATTTCAGATATCCAACAACCTGGTCGGCCCGCATTGGTCATTCGCTTTCTTCAGGACGCAAAGGGAGCGACTGCCGTTGAATATGGTCTGATTGCTTCACTTATCGCTGTTGCGATTGTCGGCGTGATTGCCACGATTGGCGCTGACGTGTCTGCGCTTCTGCGCAGCGTTGATCTGATTTAG
- a CDS encoding ribosomal-protein-S5-alanine N-acetyltransferase, which translates to MQIIEADRCRRYFRASEELTHHSSDKGYASASGLLGGGLGARSLFTPRLSLRWIASRDAERLSAFAGDPLLLQKTETIPYPYDVPAAHEWIDEAEILRERGSAYRFAIEERSAPSFVGVSALMMLNRGNAELGYWLGRDFWGQGYGREAVAATVAFGADILKLRSVQAVVYSENTASVAVLRGLGFEEHAFETINVPERGGSRLVRRFVSDLRKAPQPSNVVPMSGKVA; encoded by the coding sequence ATGCAGATTATCGAAGCTGACCGGTGTCGGCGTTACTTTCGGGCGAGCGAAGAATTGACACATCACTCAAGCGATAAAGGGTATGCAAGTGCGTCCGGTCTGCTTGGTGGCGGTTTGGGCGCACGGTCCCTCTTTACACCCCGATTGAGCCTTCGCTGGATCGCTTCACGCGATGCGGAGAGGCTGAGCGCGTTTGCTGGGGATCCGCTGCTTCTGCAGAAAACGGAAACGATTCCCTACCCTTATGATGTTCCAGCCGCCCATGAGTGGATTGATGAAGCTGAAATCTTGAGAGAACGAGGCTCTGCTTACCGATTTGCAATTGAAGAACGGTCAGCGCCCTCGTTTGTTGGCGTCTCCGCATTGATGATGCTCAATCGGGGGAACGCAGAGCTGGGCTATTGGCTCGGCCGTGACTTTTGGGGTCAAGGGTATGGCCGTGAGGCTGTTGCCGCCACGGTTGCCTTTGGTGCGGATATTCTGAAATTGCGGTCCGTCCAGGCGGTGGTCTATTCAGAAAACACGGCGTCGGTTGCTGTGCTGCGGGGGCTTGGTTTTGAAGAACATGCTTTCGAAACCATTAACGTGCCAGAGCGCGGAGGGTCACGTCTCGTTCGGCGTTTTGTCTCTGATCTGCGCAAAGCCCCTCAACCATCAAACGTTGTTCCTATGTCCGGCAAGGTCGCCTGA
- the nudG gene encoding CTP pyrophosphohydrolase produces the protein MADANLPIVLVSACALVDIEGRVLLAQRPEGKTMAGLWEFPGGKVEPGEAPEVALIRELKEELEIDVTASCLAPFTFASHTYEKFHLLMPLYVCRKWQGIPTPVEGQTLKWVLPVKMGDYPMPPADKPLVAMLRDFL, from the coding sequence ATGGCGGACGCAAACCTCCCTATCGTTCTCGTTTCCGCCTGCGCACTGGTGGATATTGAAGGGCGGGTGCTTCTTGCCCAGCGTCCTGAAGGGAAAACGATGGCGGGACTTTGGGAATTTCCTGGTGGCAAAGTTGAGCCGGGAGAGGCACCGGAGGTCGCGTTGATCAGGGAGTTAAAGGAAGAACTTGAAATAGATGTGACAGCTTCCTGTCTCGCCCCGTTTACTTTTGCCAGCCACACTTACGAAAAATTTCACCTGTTAATGCCACTTTATGTCTGTCGGAAGTGGCAAGGTATTCCGACGCCGGTTGAAGGGCAGACCTTGAAATGGGTACTCCCAGTTAAAATGGGTGACTATCCAATGCCACCGGCAGACAAGCCGTTGGTCGCAATGCTGAGGGACTTTCTGTGA
- a CDS encoding DNA utilization protein GntX yields MVRPGRTARKAMRWTANLLLPPRCVSCGAPLWGETQVCATCWKALVFIEAPLCEVSGVPFPYDPGPGAFSGEVLAHRPAYGRARAALQYDQTSGRLVSRLKYGDRMETVPLFAKWMVRAGQELLAETDLIVPVPLHRARLFQRRFNQSAEMARAVSRLSGVPSAPELLIRTRATRAQVGLSASARRRNVSGAFALTPGKGEKVEGKRLLLVDDVLTTGATVEACTKRLAAEGALSVDVLTLARVVPQDQAPI; encoded by the coding sequence ATGGTGCGTCCTGGGCGGACCGCTCGCAAGGCAATGCGATGGACGGCCAATCTTCTGTTGCCTCCGCGGTGCGTGTCCTGTGGGGCTCCCCTTTGGGGGGAGACGCAGGTATGTGCCACGTGTTGGAAGGCCCTTGTCTTTATTGAGGCGCCTTTGTGTGAGGTGAGCGGTGTTCCCTTTCCTTATGACCCGGGCCCTGGGGCATTTAGCGGGGAAGTGCTGGCTCATAGACCGGCCTATGGGCGGGCGCGAGCGGCACTTCAATATGATCAGACCAGTGGTCGGCTTGTTTCCCGGTTGAAATATGGAGATCGGATGGAAACCGTGCCTCTCTTTGCCAAATGGATGGTCCGGGCGGGACAAGAATTGCTTGCTGAAACCGACCTCATTGTTCCTGTGCCTTTACACCGGGCCCGGCTTTTTCAGCGGCGCTTTAACCAATCTGCGGAGATGGCCCGTGCCGTTTCGCGATTGTCGGGTGTTCCCTCCGCTCCCGAATTGTTGATCCGAACGCGAGCGACACGGGCGCAGGTGGGGCTTTCAGCATCGGCGCGGCGGCGCAATGTTTCAGGTGCCTTTGCGTTAACGCCAGGAAAAGGGGAAAAAGTCGAAGGAAAACGCCTCTTGCTGGTGGATGATGTGCTGACGACCGGGGCGACGGTTGAGGCTTGTACGAAGCGCTTGGCGGCTGAGGGGGCTTTGAGTGTGGATGTTCTGACGCTGGCTCGGGTTGTTCCACAGGACCAAGCCCCTATATGA
- the argJ gene encoding arginine biosynthesis bifunctional protein ArgJ: protein MSKPSATPAKGALKSGAKAQSKKTVKKKASKKAARKGAEEAVSPLAPKKLAGLPSLAGVELATTNSGTKYKGRDDLLVARMAEGTQVGGVFTTSKTAAAPVTWCQNSLEDGIARALVVNAGNANAFTGKAGMQTVRQTASVAAAISGCRQKDVFIASTGVIGEVLDGDAIGTALTKAVNAGDPGWEAAARAIMTTDTFPKLATKTVKIGDVDVRINGIAKGSGMIQPDLATMLVFLFTDAALPASVLQTLLMLGVRDSFNSITVDSDTSTSDTVLLFATGGAMAAAEANGITPPKISRAGDPRLREFRDALNDLMLDLAHQVVKDGEGASKFIEVKITGAASYKAARTIALSVANSPLVKTAIAGEDANWGRIVMAVGKAGEEADRDKLKIEVGGVLVAKNGVAVEGFDEKPVARHMKGKDIKIAVDVGVGRAEATVWTCDLTHEYIRINADYRS from the coding sequence ATGTCCAAGCCATCTGCAACGCCCGCCAAAGGTGCGCTCAAGTCCGGTGCCAAAGCCCAGTCTAAGAAAACAGTGAAGAAGAAAGCCTCCAAGAAAGCAGCCAGAAAGGGTGCGGAGGAGGCGGTTTCTCCTTTGGCGCCGAAAAAACTGGCCGGCCTGCCGTCGCTTGCTGGTGTTGAGCTCGCGACAACGAACAGCGGCACAAAGTACAAAGGTCGTGATGATCTTCTTGTCGCGCGGATGGCTGAGGGCACGCAGGTGGGCGGTGTGTTTACAACGTCCAAGACAGCGGCGGCACCGGTCACTTGGTGTCAAAATTCGCTCGAAGACGGGATCGCTCGAGCCCTTGTGGTCAATGCGGGGAACGCAAACGCGTTTACCGGGAAAGCAGGGATGCAGACGGTTCGCCAAACAGCATCCGTCGCCGCAGCGATTTCAGGATGCCGTCAGAAAGACGTTTTCATTGCCTCTACGGGCGTTATTGGTGAAGTGCTGGATGGGGATGCGATCGGGACGGCGCTGACAAAAGCTGTCAATGCGGGTGACCCAGGCTGGGAAGCTGCTGCCCGGGCGATTATGACAACGGACACGTTCCCGAAGCTTGCGACAAAAACGGTCAAGATTGGCGATGTGGATGTCCGCATCAACGGGATTGCAAAAGGGTCCGGCATGATCCAACCGGATCTCGCCACTATGCTTGTCTTCCTGTTTACGGATGCTGCGCTGCCGGCATCGGTGCTTCAGACTCTCCTCATGCTTGGGGTGCGCGACAGTTTCAATTCCATCACCGTCGATAGTGATACGTCGACCAGTGACACGGTGCTCTTGTTTGCAACCGGTGGTGCGATGGCAGCGGCAGAAGCCAATGGTATTACGCCGCCCAAAATTTCACGCGCCGGCGATCCTCGGCTTCGGGAGTTCCGAGATGCCTTGAATGATCTGATGCTCGACCTTGCGCATCAGGTCGTTAAAGATGGTGAAGGAGCGTCGAAATTTATCGAAGTGAAGATTACCGGCGCGGCGAGTTATAAGGCTGCTCGTACAATAGCGCTTTCCGTTGCGAATTCTCCGTTGGTGAAGACAGCGATTGCGGGTGAAGATGCCAATTGGGGCCGGATTGTCATGGCCGTCGGTAAGGCCGGAGAAGAGGCTGATCGTGACAAGCTCAAGATCGAGGTTGGCGGTGTTCTTGTCGCCAAGAATGGCGTGGCCGTTGAAGGTTTTGATGAAAAGCCGGTAGCGCGCCACATGAAAGGCAAAGACATCAAAATTGCCGTTGATGTTGGCGTGGGCCGAGCCGAGGCGACGGTCTGGACGTGTGACCTCACCCATGAGTACATTCGCATAAATGCAGATTATCGAAGCTGA
- a CDS encoding hydrolase, protein MRTGTDIDRNIEDASALIREAARRGAQFIATPETTALMELGAKRLFANIVAEEEDRALKAFQGLASELGVHLLIGSLAVKVADNKAANRSFLLSPEGEITARYDKIHMFDVDLGNGEAYRESKNYQAGEKSILGDLPWGRLGMTVCYDLRFPHLYRQLAHGGAGYLTVPSAFTKPTGEAHWHVLMRARAIETGCFVFAPAQGGTHENGRETFGHSLIIDPWGDILAEAGTDPCVILAEIDPAKIEDARGRIPSLTHDRAIIAPDTPTDV, encoded by the coding sequence ATGCGGACAGGCACCGATATTGATCGCAATATTGAAGATGCGAGCGCACTCATTCGCGAGGCGGCTCGACGCGGGGCGCAATTTATTGCGACGCCTGAAACAACGGCTCTCATGGAGCTTGGGGCTAAACGACTTTTCGCCAATATTGTTGCTGAAGAAGAGGACAGGGCGCTCAAGGCTTTTCAGGGCCTTGCCTCAGAGCTCGGCGTTCATCTCCTGATTGGGTCCCTCGCTGTAAAAGTGGCTGACAACAAAGCCGCGAATAGGTCTTTTCTCCTGTCGCCCGAAGGCGAGATCACCGCGCGCTATGACAAGATCCATATGTTTGATGTGGATCTCGGAAATGGTGAGGCGTATCGGGAATCGAAAAACTACCAAGCGGGAGAGAAATCGATTCTTGGAGATCTTCCCTGGGGCCGATTGGGCATGACGGTTTGTTACGACCTGCGTTTTCCGCATCTTTATCGGCAGCTTGCTCATGGTGGTGCCGGGTATCTGACGGTCCCTTCCGCATTCACAAAACCCACTGGCGAAGCGCACTGGCATGTGCTGATGCGCGCGCGGGCAATTGAAACTGGGTGCTTTGTCTTTGCACCGGCTCAAGGTGGAACCCATGAGAATGGTCGCGAAACCTTTGGGCACTCGCTCATTATCGACCCTTGGGGCGACATTCTGGCGGAAGCCGGGACGGATCCATGTGTGATCCTCGCAGAGATTGATCCGGCGAAAATTGAGGATGCTCGAGGCCGGATACCAAGTTTGACCCATGATCGTGCTATCATCGCGCCAGATACACCGACTGATGTGTGA
- a CDS encoding hypothetical protein (protein of unknown function (DUF1178)), with protein MIKYRLICEQDHEFDGWFAGSAAFDAQATAKEVACPYCESTKVQKALMAPSVVTSKQKKREGPSPTEAVEQVQMFMSKVREHVETNFDYVGDQFADEARRIHYGEADEREIYGEATLDEAKDLIDEGVSVAPLPGEDKNKAN; from the coding sequence ATGATCAAGTATCGCCTTATCTGTGAGCAGGATCACGAGTTTGACGGCTGGTTTGCCGGATCTGCCGCGTTTGATGCACAGGCGACAGCGAAGGAAGTTGCCTGTCCTTATTGCGAAAGCACGAAGGTTCAGAAAGCGCTCATGGCGCCGTCTGTCGTGACCTCAAAACAGAAGAAACGTGAGGGCCCATCTCCCACTGAAGCGGTCGAGCAGGTTCAGATGTTCATGAGCAAAGTGCGTGAACATGTCGAAACGAATTTCGACTATGTGGGCGACCAGTTTGCTGATGAAGCCCGCCGCATTCACTATGGCGAAGCGGATGAACGCGAGATCTACGGTGAAGCGACACTTGATGAAGCCAAAGACCTGATCGACGAAGGCGTATCTGTTGCGCCGCTCCCCGGTGAAGACAAGAACAAGGCGAACTAG
- the bioC gene encoding malonyl-[acyl-carrier protein] O-methyltransferase produces MRKQLARAAQIAIVRNMTSVAAPFDRRLVARHRARAATSFSAADFLVRRAGEEIGGRLETTNRTFITALDIGCHNGLLARDVLKPAGMETVVSADLSPSMVRQAPWPHIVADEEFLPIRPGSLDLVTSALSLHWVNDLPGALLQVRQALKPDGLFLTALFGGETLHELRDVLMQAEAECEGGVSPRVSPFADVRDLGGLLQRSGFALPVVDADQIIVRYDTIFNLLSDLRAMGETNAITERRKSPLKRATLMRAAQLYQEKYADPDGRIRATFEILYATGWAPHESQQKPMRPGTAAMRLSDALKTEEISTGETARPLGRETPKKI; encoded by the coding sequence GTGCGAAAGCAACTTGCACGTGCAGCCCAGATTGCCATAGTGCGCAATATGACTTCTGTAGCTGCCCCATTTGACCGACGACTCGTCGCCCGCCATCGCGCGCGCGCAGCAACAAGCTTTTCGGCAGCAGATTTTCTGGTCCGACGGGCAGGAGAAGAAATCGGCGGGCGACTGGAGACAACCAACCGCACCTTCATCACAGCTCTTGATATCGGTTGCCACAATGGCCTGCTTGCCCGTGATGTCCTGAAGCCTGCCGGGATGGAGACGGTGGTCTCAGCCGACCTGTCCCCATCAATGGTGCGTCAGGCACCATGGCCCCACATTGTGGCAGACGAAGAATTTCTCCCCATCCGGCCCGGATCTCTTGATCTTGTTACCAGCGCCCTGTCGCTGCATTGGGTGAACGACCTGCCCGGCGCGCTCCTGCAGGTGAGGCAGGCTCTCAAGCCCGACGGTCTTTTCCTTACCGCACTTTTTGGGGGTGAAACACTGCACGAGCTGCGCGATGTCCTCATGCAGGCCGAAGCAGAATGCGAAGGCGGTGTGTCACCACGCGTCTCTCCTTTCGCCGATGTGCGTGATCTTGGTGGTCTGCTCCAACGCAGCGGCTTCGCACTTCCCGTCGTCGATGCCGACCAGATCATTGTGCGCTATGACACGATTTTTAATCTGTTGAGCGATCTGCGTGCCATGGGCGAGACCAATGCGATCACCGAGCGCAGAAAGAGCCCGCTCAAACGAGCCACATTAATGCGCGCCGCCCAACTCTATCAGGAGAAATATGCGGACCCTGATGGGCGCATTCGAGCAACCTTCGAGATTCTCTATGCCACAGGCTGGGCACCCCACGAAAGCCAGCAGAAACCCATGCGCCCTGGCACCGCAGCCATGCGCCTCTCAGACGCTTTGAAAACAGAGGAAATCAGCACGGGCGAAACAGCACGCCCCCTCGGACGCGAGACGCCCAAGAAGATCTAA
- the cbf2 gene encoding putative peptidyl-prolyl cis-trans isomerase Cbf2 — MMFSMTSLAVRTPAWLLGVALIVAVSLSYSLPVLGAEEDDTVVARVNGVEIRFSDLLLAEEETAQALANVPEDVKFEYLLSLLIDRVIVSSDARAKGLTDDPGVQRRMAYYENKALRDVYWTQLITSRLSDEAAKEFYDAQVGAVEPQEEIKARHILVATEEEAQAVIDALDAGGDFEELAKEHSTGPSGAEGGDLGYFTAGTMVAEFNDAAFALQAGEVSVPVKTKFGWHVIKVEDRRVQEVPGFELVKDQVIEALAQQEGRTMMDEMRAAAAIEIVGAEGEPSRPLIAPQE; from the coding sequence ATGATGTTTTCGATGACTTCTCTGGCCGTGCGGACGCCGGCCTGGCTCCTAGGTGTTGCCCTGATTGTGGCAGTTTCCCTTAGCTATTCCTTGCCTGTATTGGGAGCAGAGGAGGACGACACCGTTGTAGCGCGGGTCAATGGCGTGGAGATCCGGTTTTCAGACCTTTTGTTGGCTGAAGAAGAGACTGCACAGGCGCTCGCCAATGTGCCCGAAGACGTGAAGTTTGAGTATCTGCTTAGCCTTCTCATCGACCGGGTAATTGTCTCCAGCGATGCCCGTGCGAAAGGCCTGACGGATGATCCGGGTGTTCAACGCCGGATGGCCTATTACGAGAATAAGGCGCTTCGGGACGTTTACTGGACCCAGCTCATCACTTCGCGCCTTTCTGATGAAGCGGCAAAAGAATTTTATGACGCACAAGTCGGGGCCGTTGAGCCTCAGGAAGAGATCAAAGCCCGTCACATTCTCGTGGCAACCGAAGAGGAAGCCCAGGCGGTTATCGACGCCTTGGATGCTGGTGGTGACTTTGAAGAGCTTGCGAAAGAACATTCGACCGGCCCAAGTGGCGCCGAGGGCGGTGATCTTGGCTATTTCACAGCGGGAACCATGGTCGCGGAGTTCAACGATGCAGCGTTTGCGCTTCAGGCCGGAGAGGTATCCGTACCTGTAAAGACCAAGTTTGGCTGGCATGTGATCAAGGTGGAAGACCGTCGGGTTCAGGAAGTTCCGGGATTCGAGCTGGTGAAAGATCAGGTGATAGAAGCATTGGCTCAGCAAGAAGGTCGGACAATGATGGATGAAATGCGGGCGGCGGCGGCAATTGAGATTGTCGGTGCGGAAGGTGAACCCAGCCGACCGTTGATTGCGCCTCAAGAATAA
- the grxC gene encoding glutaredoxin-3, whose product MANVTIYTTMMCPYCHQAKKLLSQKGASFKEIDVGMDPDLRREMMSRSGGGHTVPQIFIGDTHVGGCDDLYALDSKGALDPILAG is encoded by the coding sequence ATGGCTAATGTAACCATATACACAACGATGATGTGCCCGTATTGCCATCAGGCCAAAAAGCTGCTTTCGCAGAAGGGCGCGAGCTTTAAAGAGATTGATGTGGGCATGGACCCGGATCTGCGCCGCGAAATGATGTCCCGCTCTGGGGGTGGTCATACTGTGCCCCAGATTTTCATTGGCGATACCCATGTGGGTGGGTGTGATGATCTCTATGCGCTGGACTCCAAGGGTGCACTTGACCCAATCCTTGCCGGTTGA